From Fibrobacter sp. UWR2, the proteins below share one genomic window:
- a CDS encoding cellulase family glycosylhydrolase — translation MNIASAKPGFFVQDRFLYSKDNEKVILRGINHMFIWTDREGKTIPEMAKTGANCVRIVWNTRGRISDLDSIVAMSISNGMIPIVELHDTTGNWDKLPEVVDFWLRDEMLQMINNHQEYLILNVGNEPGSHEIDPGEFFDTYNVIVTRMRAAGIRVPIMIDADNWGQNEKNLLSVGPKLLQADPEHNLLFSIHMWWPSERHDAAVTGFATVSERVTACLEKSIEVNIPLVVGEFAPMAVAGVREIPYRHIMGECERLNIGWLCWSWGPGNSDSPEMDMTEHGSYNTLVGWGKEVAVDSPLGIQNTSVIPNFIQNKDFTTGSQGGGANIIENGDFSAENPLDGWTTDFWGGKAEVVARDGAIHFDIKQAGKETWGLQFKQHLVLRNGITYIFSMRAKAEKPRTLNVNIKRDTEEYTPYANGRILDLSTSWQNFSWKFTMKEDTDSDALLIFDMGGSPISWTLADISLVQARSIADRLNRTFQRNVQKNSGYFNAPNGPWELHLYNVKGELEEVLDRGKGGEGMRSYPKIEKGGIMVVKDVPA, via the coding sequence ATGAATATCGCGAGTGCCAAGCCAGGTTTCTTTGTTCAAGACCGTTTCCTCTACAGCAAGGATAACGAGAAAGTCATTTTACGTGGCATTAACCACATGTTTATCTGGACGGACCGCGAAGGCAAAACGATTCCCGAAATGGCCAAGACCGGCGCAAACTGCGTTAGAATCGTCTGGAATACCCGTGGGCGCATCAGTGACCTTGATTCCATCGTCGCCATGAGCATCAGCAACGGAATGATTCCCATTGTGGAACTGCACGACACCACCGGAAACTGGGACAAGTTGCCCGAGGTTGTTGATTTCTGGCTGCGTGACGAAATGCTCCAGATGATCAACAACCATCAGGAATACCTCATTCTCAATGTGGGTAACGAGCCCGGTTCGCATGAGATTGATCCTGGCGAGTTTTTTGATACGTACAACGTGATTGTCACCAGGATGCGTGCAGCAGGGATTCGCGTGCCCATCATGATCGACGCTGACAACTGGGGCCAGAACGAGAAGAACCTGCTTTCCGTGGGTCCGAAGCTTTTGCAGGCGGATCCGGAACACAACCTTCTTTTCTCCATCCACATGTGGTGGCCGAGTGAGCGTCACGATGCCGCGGTGACAGGCTTTGCGACCGTTTCGGAGCGTGTTACCGCATGTCTCGAGAAGTCTATCGAAGTGAATATCCCGCTTGTCGTGGGTGAATTCGCCCCGATGGCAGTTGCCGGCGTGCGTGAAATCCCTTACCGTCATATCATGGGTGAATGTGAACGCCTGAATATTGGCTGGCTCTGCTGGAGCTGGGGTCCGGGCAACTCCGACAGTCCCGAGATGGATATGACGGAACACGGCTCGTACAACACGCTTGTCGGCTGGGGTAAGGAAGTGGCTGTCGATAGCCCGCTTGGAATCCAGAACACGAGTGTTATCCCGAACTTTATCCAGAATAAGGATTTTACGACCGGCTCGCAGGGCGGTGGCGCGAACATCATCGAGAACGGCGATTTCTCTGCCGAAAATCCGCTTGATGGCTGGACTACCGATTTCTGGGGAGGCAAGGCCGAAGTCGTCGCCCGTGACGGTGCGATACATTTCGATATCAAGCAGGCGGGCAAGGAAACTTGGGGCCTGCAGTTCAAGCAGCACCTTGTGCTCCGCAATGGTATCACCTATATCTTCAGCATGCGGGCGAAGGCCGAAAAGCCGCGTACGCTCAACGTGAACATCAAGCGCGATACTGAGGAATACACTCCGTATGCGAACGGGCGTATTCTGGACTTGAGTACCAGCTGGCAAAATTTCAGCTGGAAGTTTACTATGAAGGAGGACACCGATTCCGATGCCCTCCTGATATTCGACATGGGTGGGTCCCCGATATCCTGGACGCTTGCCGACATTAGCCTTGTGCAGGCTCGCAGTATCGCCGATCGCCTTAACCGAACCTTCCAGCGCAACGTTCAGAAGAACTCCGGTTATTTCAACGCACCCAATGGCCCGTGGGAGCTCCACCTTTACAACGTGAAGGGTGAACTCGAAGAAGTTCTTGACCGCGGTAAAGGTGGGGAAGGCATGCGCTCCTATCCGAAAATTGAGAAGGGGGGCATCATGGTCGTCAAGGACGTCCCGGCTTAA
- a CDS encoding VWA domain-containing protein, whose translation MKKIQLFLMAGITMFFMACSGNDCSADGVTGFPGDVAGMSEESYSAVDKGDGPGGEEISDGDEGGVGDEDNTRKSGLLTAGEWSDLDNWKFWTDLLNENEFYDKTSYWKFFPNKLVAVKVIDEDSVGIANVSVELLKGKDVEFATRTDNAGYAYCWIGMFGGAADDSTTDSYTLNINGVDYTETVKISGKKDQELEINVIVSEAKQAEDAADIAFIVDATGSMGDEMDFLKSDLDYIIEHASSGNSIKLRTAALVYRDEDDEYITRYDDFSNDVSKTQNFLSKQEANGGGDYPEAVHTALESSLQKLSWNESARSRIAFLVLDAPAHHTDKVIKSLQKSIKNFAKNGIKVIPVAASGVDKDTEFMLRFFDLATGGTYVFLTNDSGIGGDHIKASVGEYEVEILADLMVRLIKKYVE comes from the coding sequence ATGAAAAAAATCCAACTCTTTTTGATGGCAGGCATCACAATGTTTTTCATGGCCTGCAGTGGCAATGACTGTAGCGCAGACGGCGTTACAGGTTTTCCTGGAGATGTCGCAGGAATGTCTGAAGAGTCTTACTCGGCGGTGGACAAGGGAGATGGTCCTGGTGGAGAAGAAATTAGCGATGGAGACGAAGGCGGCGTGGGTGACGAGGACAACACTCGAAAGTCCGGTTTGCTCACTGCAGGGGAATGGAGCGACCTAGACAATTGGAAATTTTGGACAGACCTACTGAATGAAAACGAGTTCTATGACAAGACAAGTTACTGGAAATTTTTCCCAAATAAGCTCGTGGCCGTAAAGGTTATCGATGAGGACAGTGTCGGCATCGCAAACGTCTCCGTCGAACTCCTTAAGGGGAAAGACGTGGAATTTGCGACCAGGACAGATAACGCAGGATATGCGTACTGCTGGATTGGCATGTTCGGTGGAGCTGCGGACGACTCCACCACCGACAGCTACACACTCAACATCAACGGGGTCGACTACACAGAAACGGTAAAGATTTCAGGCAAAAAAGACCAGGAACTCGAAATCAACGTAATTGTAAGCGAAGCAAAGCAGGCTGAAGATGCCGCAGACATTGCGTTCATCGTTGATGCGACAGGCTCCATGGGCGACGAAATGGACTTTCTCAAATCCGACCTCGATTATATAATTGAACATGCAAGTTCGGGCAACTCGATTAAATTGCGTACAGCCGCGCTTGTCTACCGCGATGAAGATGACGAATACATCACGCGCTACGACGATTTCTCGAACGATGTCTCCAAGACGCAGAATTTCCTCTCCAAGCAGGAAGCCAACGGTGGCGGAGACTACCCCGAAGCCGTACATACCGCGCTTGAATCCTCCTTACAAAAACTCTCCTGGAATGAGTCTGCACGTTCCCGCATAGCCTTCCTGGTCCTTGACGCTCCTGCGCACCACACCGATAAGGTCATCAAGAGTCTGCAGAAATCCATTAAAAACTTCGCCAAGAACGGCATCAAGGTCATCCCCGTGGCTGCAAGCGGCGTTGACAAGGACACGGAATTCATGCTGCGTTTCTTCGACCTCGCAACAGGCGGAACGTATGTATTCCTCACCAACGACAGCGGAATCGGCGGAGACCATATCAAGGCTTCCGTTGGGGAGTACGAGGTCGAAATCCTCGCCGATCTGATGGTAAGGCTTATAAAGAAGTACGTGGAATAA
- a CDS encoding GNAT family N-acetyltransferase — protein sequence MLKIEQYNTKYINDAIEIWNDIVEDGIAFPQKETLDAQTGDAFFKSQSFTGIAIDTDSGEVVGLYILHPNNVGRCGHISNASYAVKKNKRGQHIGEFLVKNCLAKAKEIGFRILQFNAVVATNTSALKLYKKLGFTQLGVIPKGFLLKDGNYEDIIPHYIEL from the coding sequence ATGCTTAAAATTGAACAATATAATACAAAGTATATCAACGACGCGATTGAAATCTGGAACGACATCGTCGAAGACGGAATCGCGTTCCCGCAGAAAGAAACACTTGACGCGCAGACAGGCGACGCCTTTTTCAAGTCGCAGTCGTTCACGGGCATCGCGATCGACACAGACTCCGGCGAGGTGGTCGGGCTCTACATTCTCCACCCGAACAATGTCGGGCGCTGCGGGCATATTTCGAATGCGAGCTATGCGGTCAAGAAGAACAAGCGTGGCCAGCATATCGGTGAATTTCTCGTGAAGAATTGCCTCGCGAAGGCCAAGGAAATCGGTTTCAGGATTTTGCAGTTTAACGCGGTTGTCGCGACGAATACCTCGGCCCTCAAGCTCTACAAGAAACTCGGCTTTACCCAACTCGGCGTGATTCCCAAGGGCTTTTTGCTCAAGGACGGGAATTACGAGGACATCATCCCGCATTATATAGAACTGTAA
- a CDS encoding LysR family transcriptional regulator has protein sequence MELRVLRYFLEAARLGNVSRAADNLCVTQPTVSRQLKELEEELGEKLFERTNYAIRLTPAGELLRERAEDILSMADRTVQDFKSLKEDEVVGEIAIACAESRNVNFLSKCIAILRDDYPKIKYNLYSGDSERALEKLDKGIFDFAVVVDNVDLEKYNCLAVRSVDRWGVVMRRDDPLAKRDFIEPKDLLDKPLLASRQAMVADLPKWFGDDISKLNVIVGLDLSYNGSVLAKEGTGYLLTFDGLVDTSRTSRLCFRPLMPELTTNMYIIWRRGQQFTRAGELFLDTLRHVLGE, from the coding sequence ATGGAACTTCGAGTTTTGCGGTATTTTCTGGAGGCGGCGCGGTTGGGAAATGTCTCGCGCGCGGCGGATAATCTTTGCGTGACACAGCCGACGGTGAGTCGCCAGCTTAAGGAGTTGGAGGAGGAGCTGGGCGAGAAGCTTTTCGAGCGCACGAATTATGCGATTCGGCTGACGCCTGCGGGGGAACTCTTGCGGGAGCGTGCGGAGGATATCCTTTCGATGGCGGACAGGACGGTGCAGGATTTCAAGTCGCTGAAGGAAGACGAGGTGGTGGGTGAAATCGCCATTGCCTGCGCGGAATCACGGAACGTGAATTTTCTTTCGAAGTGCATCGCGATTCTCCGGGACGACTATCCGAAGATTAAGTACAACTTATATTCGGGCGACAGCGAGCGCGCTTTGGAAAAGTTGGACAAGGGCATTTTTGATTTCGCGGTGGTTGTAGATAACGTCGATTTGGAAAAATACAACTGCCTTGCGGTGCGTTCGGTGGACCGCTGGGGCGTGGTGATGCGTCGCGACGACCCTTTGGCCAAGCGGGATTTCATCGAGCCGAAGGACTTGCTCGACAAGCCGCTGTTGGCGTCGCGCCAGGCGATGGTGGCGGATTTACCGAAATGGTTCGGCGACGATATTTCGAAGCTGAACGTGATTGTGGGGCTGGATCTTTCGTACAACGGTTCGGTGCTTGCCAAAGAGGGTACGGGCTACCTGCTCACTTTCGACGGCCTGGTGGATACGAGCCGTACTTCGCGCCTGTGTTTCAGGCCGCTCATGCCCGAACTCACCACCAACATGTACATCATTTGGCGGCGGGGCCAGCAGTTCACGCGGGCGGGGGAACTTTTCCTCGACACGCTCCGGCACGTGCTGGGGGAATAA
- a CDS encoding N-6 DNA methylase, protein MAKKKAVETSLNLENILFNCRDILRAARNSGSFFEKRDMMLTLVFLRFIGEKFDDGVAKLRNALIDQGLDPDDEGVRIAFFEDISFTDGTYYLPPEARWSNIIDTPAPKLNSALDGALHSIATDSKDLKGCFVEGTFMTRNLAPNDIKKLVDEVNKISHKKFGEEKDLIGRVYEYFLKEFAVNATKEEGEFYTPHDVVQLIASMIEPYDGTLYDPCCGSGGMFIQSAELVKSKQGDVNRINIYGQEKEAATYRLAKMNLALRGLSHHLGETNDSTFRNDLHRGLYFDYIMANPPFNLKGWYDSDLKDDARWADYETPPESNANYAWILHMLSHLKPADGVAGFLLANGALNDEDTVNIRKKLIQNDKVEAIVVLPRELFITTDISVTLWILNQNKKGGKYNGRKLRNRTHEILFMDLRQWTENPVKNEQKKKVRLVTEQIERAVGIYHTWQNEGTNGMNYAVPELYRSVGIKEIEEKGWALTPSKYIEFIDHDLDIDYKKEMKRIQKEMKDLLKTERESQQMLVDAFKGIGFDIEDR, encoded by the coding sequence ATGGCAAAGAAAAAAGCGGTCGAGACCTCACTGAACCTCGAAAACATTCTCTTTAACTGTCGCGATATTTTGCGGGCTGCCCGAAATTCGGGTTCGTTCTTCGAAAAACGCGACATGATGCTCACGCTCGTGTTCTTGCGTTTTATTGGCGAAAAATTTGATGACGGTGTCGCCAAATTGCGCAACGCACTGATAGACCAAGGACTCGATCCCGATGATGAAGGGGTCCGCATCGCATTTTTTGAGGATATCTCCTTTACAGACGGAACTTACTATTTGCCTCCCGAAGCTCGCTGGTCGAATATCATCGACACTCCTGCTCCAAAATTGAATTCTGCGCTTGACGGAGCTCTGCACAGCATTGCTACCGACTCGAAAGACCTCAAGGGCTGCTTTGTCGAAGGCACGTTCATGACGCGAAACCTTGCCCCCAACGATATCAAGAAATTGGTGGACGAGGTGAACAAGATAAGCCATAAAAAGTTCGGCGAAGAAAAGGACTTGATCGGCCGCGTCTATGAATATTTCTTGAAGGAATTTGCCGTAAACGCCACGAAGGAAGAAGGTGAATTCTATACTCCCCACGATGTGGTGCAGTTGATAGCCTCGATGATTGAACCTTACGACGGAACGCTCTACGACCCGTGCTGTGGCTCGGGCGGCATGTTCATCCAGAGTGCGGAACTGGTCAAATCCAAGCAGGGCGACGTCAACCGCATCAACATTTACGGTCAAGAAAAAGAGGCCGCCACTTACCGCCTTGCCAAAATGAACCTCGCCTTGCGCGGGCTCAGCCACCATCTGGGCGAGACAAACGATTCAACATTTAGGAACGACTTGCACAGGGGACTCTATTTCGATTACATCATGGCGAACCCGCCTTTTAATCTCAAGGGTTGGTACGACAGCGATTTGAAAGATGATGCGCGCTGGGCCGATTACGAAACTCCTCCAGAAAGCAATGCAAACTACGCTTGGATTTTGCACATGCTCTCGCACCTCAAGCCTGCCGATGGTGTTGCCGGATTCTTGCTGGCGAACGGTGCGTTGAATGATGAGGATACGGTTAACATTCGCAAGAAACTTATCCAAAACGACAAGGTTGAAGCGATTGTCGTATTGCCGCGAGAATTGTTCATTACCACCGATATCAGTGTGACGCTATGGATACTGAACCAGAACAAGAAGGGCGGAAAATACAACGGTCGTAAACTGCGCAACCGCACGCACGAAATTCTCTTTATGGATTTACGTCAATGGACGGAAAACCCCGTGAAGAACGAACAGAAGAAAAAGGTGCGTCTTGTCACGGAGCAGATTGAACGTGCCGTTGGCATCTATCACACCTGGCAGAACGAGGGAACCAACGGCATGAATTATGCGGTGCCGGAACTTTACCGCAGCGTAGGAATTAAGGAAATCGAAGAAAAGGGTTGGGCACTTACGCCGAGCAAGTATATCGAATTCATCGACCACGATCTGGATATTGATTACAAGAAAGAAATGAAACGTATTCAGAAAGAAATGAAGGATTTGCTCAAGACAGAACGCGAGTCGCAGCAGATGCTTGTTGATGCATTCAAAGGAATTGGCTTTGATATTGAGGATCGATAA
- a CDS encoding restriction endonuclease subunit S — protein MAVKKYKFGDLIELTNEQNSDGKYGVNDAIGVNIGKTIIPMRGDNSQKDLRKFHIVPPRHFAYNPRGSRKLGLGYNDTNVTYIITFNDNVFRIKKTKETTVLNKYLFMYLSRQEWDRYAESVSWGSSTEVFDWKVFCDIDIVLPDLPTQQKYVDIYESMVANQKSYEKGLDDLKFTCDAYIEELRRKTKCEKIGKYLHEENVRNNDNKLNNVLGVSKDKVFIPTVANLMGIDLDNYKVVNPNWFAYSNRINIGSIALRYKSACLVSPSYTFFSIDEQKINPEYFALWLQREEFLHFAFFYSMGTVKDELDVEELGQMEIPIPSLNVQESIVNIYKVYTERKRINEQLKQQIKDICPILIKGSLEE, from the coding sequence ATGGCTGTGAAGAAATATAAATTTGGTGATTTGATTGAATTAACGAATGAACAAAATTCTGATGGGAAATATGGGGTAAATGATGCCATCGGAGTGAATATTGGCAAGACTATTATTCCTATGAGGGGTGATAATTCGCAAAAAGACTTACGAAAATTTCATATTGTTCCTCCTAGGCATTTTGCTTATAATCCACGTGGGAGTCGAAAACTTGGACTTGGTTATAATGATACAAACGTTACATATATAATCACATTCAATGATAACGTTTTTCGAATAAAAAAAACAAAAGAAACTACGGTCTTAAATAAGTATTTGTTTATGTATTTAAGCAGACAAGAGTGGGATCGCTATGCGGAAAGCGTGTCTTGGGGAAGTTCAACAGAAGTTTTTGATTGGAAAGTTTTTTGCGATATAGATATTGTTTTGCCAGATTTGCCGACCCAACAGAAGTATGTGGATATTTACGAGTCAATGGTCGCTAACCAAAAATCTTACGAAAAAGGCCTTGACGACCTAAAGTTCACCTGCGATGCGTATATTGAAGAACTGCGAAGAAAAACGAAATGTGAAAAAATTGGAAAATATCTACATGAAGAAAATGTACGAAACAATGATAATAAACTAAACAACGTTTTGGGCGTGAGCAAAGATAAAGTTTTTATTCCAACCGTAGCTAATTTGATGGGAATAGATCTTGATAATTATAAAGTAGTCAATCCAAATTGGTTCGCTTACAGCAATCGAATAAATATTGGAAGTATAGCGTTAAGGTATAAATCTGCATGTTTGGTTTCCCCATCATATACATTTTTTTCAATAGATGAACAAAAGATTAATCCAGAATATTTTGCCTTATGGCTTCAACGAGAGGAATTTTTACACTTTGCATTTTTTTATTCTATGGGAACAGTAAAGGACGAGTTAGATGTTGAAGAACTTGGACAGATGGAAATACCTATTCCTAGTTTAAATGTACAAGAAAGCATTGTAAATATCTACAAAGTCTATACAGAACGCAAGCGCATCAACGAACAGCTGAAACAACAGATAAAGGATATCTGTCCCATTCTCATCAAGGGTTCGTTGGAGGAATAA
- a CDS encoding type I restriction endonuclease subunit R codes for MAKLINFNGRFCESDYEFAFISYLETEGWLYLPGNKLAREEIKEVLHADDIKEYLATNNPDLPKDDVEKLFDTIRLVGAESDFATLHKFYNWLIDGIKFTPQDGKPRTIQLIDFERPENNIFRVVNQLTVEYINNGKKENRRPDVMLYVNGFPLCVIELKNPADANATIYDAWEQINIRYWRDIPHLLHYCPLACISDGVKTRLGTVRTPYEHFYAWRRINEGDKISTMPFAETEAMIKGVYNPVRFLEIFRDYVYFQDSEYDHDEKEIVCRYPQFFASRLLKQSIVKSVIEKSGKGGTYFGATGCGKTYTMAFLARQLALRCSDIPEIGSPTIVMIVDREELQKQGAKLFKKSTEFLNLGSVEVVKNRKQLREELGARESGGFYICTIQKFCDREDDKIGLINNRANIICFSDEAHRTQLEHSKKIQFSKDENMKAMISKPYAKVLREAFPHATFVGFTGTPIAETYQTFGDEIDRYTMDQAVADGLTVPIKYHPRIAKVLLDKEKVKEIEDYYKKCAEDGATAEDIQASKKAMSSMEVILGDPARLERLAVDIHDHYVSSCAGEPDRVQKAMIVCSSRQIAYDLLKKFQEKYPEWFVEKKTPDGVIATEEELKKMQPVPFMAMVASVGSNDRKEMYDYLGGVKNDSRSEELDIAFKNEKSNFRIVIVVDMWITGFDVPCLTYMYNDKPLKKHMLIQTISRVNRKDTGKGYGLIVDYIGIRDNMREAMKLYGGDTSVAPTVDDVEQATAVFRGELEILKHLFAGYDITPFLDPECEPGRRYMLLAKAAEYVFTSTQELNSENKNGAKAPQKVSFKNYFLQVVKRMRVAFDICSPSGNLSEEESALAQCFMAIAGFVRKMSGTSDIDTDTMNRNVAKMVEEALKYSKVESVLESGDEENLFSPEFYEKLSDVKMPATKLELLVKMLRKQIKEFGKINQIAAKSFLEMLERTIEEYHERRKALTAEEAGETQEHATDEIIKNATEQALEILRQMNENRESFRKMGLTFEEKAFYDILLALRDQYNFEYGEDKNVDGVVINEKCKALAKKVKEIIDTKSSFADWLNNQNVRNALKVDIKICLVKNGYPPQYSPEEFSKVMEQVENFEENQ; via the coding sequence ATGGCGAAATTGATAAACTTCAACGGTCGCTTCTGCGAATCGGATTACGAATTTGCCTTTATCTCATATCTTGAAACGGAAGGTTGGCTGTATTTGCCGGGCAACAAACTTGCCCGAGAAGAAATCAAGGAAGTCCTTCACGCTGATGACATCAAGGAATATCTGGCCACAAATAATCCCGACTTGCCGAAGGACGATGTCGAAAAACTGTTCGACACCATTCGCCTCGTGGGTGCCGAAAGCGATTTCGCGACACTCCACAAGTTCTACAACTGGCTTATAGACGGCATCAAGTTCACTCCGCAAGACGGGAAACCAAGAACAATACAACTGATAGATTTTGAACGCCCTGAAAATAATATTTTCCGCGTTGTGAATCAGTTGACGGTAGAATACATCAACAACGGCAAAAAAGAAAACCGCCGTCCCGATGTAATGCTATATGTAAATGGGTTCCCACTTTGCGTTATAGAACTGAAAAACCCCGCCGATGCAAATGCCACTATTTATGACGCCTGGGAACAAATCAACATCCGCTACTGGCGCGATATTCCGCATCTTTTGCATTATTGCCCATTGGCCTGTATTTCCGACGGCGTAAAGACCCGTCTTGGAACAGTCCGCACGCCTTACGAACATTTCTATGCGTGGCGACGAATAAACGAAGGTGACAAGATTTCAACGATGCCGTTTGCCGAAACCGAGGCGATGATAAAGGGCGTCTATAACCCAGTCCGCTTCCTTGAAATTTTCCGCGATTACGTTTACTTTCAGGACAGCGAATACGACCACGACGAAAAGGAAATCGTCTGCCGTTATCCGCAGTTCTTCGCCTCCCGTTTGCTAAAACAGAGCATTGTCAAGTCTGTCATTGAAAAAAGCGGCAAGGGCGGCACCTACTTTGGTGCGACAGGCTGTGGTAAAACTTACACGATGGCGTTTCTTGCCCGTCAATTGGCACTTCGCTGTTCCGATATTCCCGAAATCGGGTCTCCTACAATCGTGATGATTGTGGACCGCGAGGAATTACAAAAGCAGGGAGCAAAACTTTTTAAGAAAAGCACGGAGTTCCTGAATCTTGGAAGCGTCGAAGTCGTAAAGAACCGCAAACAACTTCGTGAAGAACTGGGTGCGCGCGAAAGCGGAGGGTTCTACATTTGCACCATCCAAAAATTCTGCGACCGCGAAGACGATAAAATCGGCCTGATCAACAACCGTGCCAACATCATCTGCTTTTCAGACGAGGCTCACCGAACCCAACTGGAACATTCCAAGAAAATCCAGTTCAGCAAAGACGAAAACATGAAGGCGATGATTTCGAAGCCTTATGCGAAAGTCCTGCGCGAAGCGTTCCCGCATGCGACTTTCGTTGGCTTTACGGGCACGCCGATTGCAGAAACGTACCAGACCTTCGGTGACGAAATCGACCGCTATACCATGGACCAGGCGGTTGCCGACGGCTTGACGGTTCCTATCAAGTATCACCCTCGAATTGCAAAGGTGCTGCTTGACAAGGAAAAAGTCAAAGAAATTGAAGATTACTATAAGAAGTGCGCTGAAGATGGTGCAACAGCCGAAGACATTCAGGCCAGTAAAAAGGCGATGAGTTCCATGGAGGTGATTCTTGGGGATCCCGCTCGCTTGGAACGCCTCGCAGTTGATATTCACGACCATTATGTTTCTAGTTGCGCAGGCGAACCGGACCGCGTACAAAAAGCAATGATCGTGTGCTCTTCTCGCCAAATTGCATACGACCTGCTGAAGAAATTCCAGGAGAAGTATCCTGAATGGTTTGTCGAAAAGAAAACACCTGATGGTGTTATAGCAACTGAAGAAGAATTGAAGAAAATGCAGCCCGTGCCTTTTATGGCGATGGTTGCAAGCGTCGGGAGTAACGACCGCAAGGAAATGTACGATTATCTTGGTGGAGTCAAAAACGATTCCCGTTCCGAAGAATTAGATATTGCCTTCAAGAACGAAAAGTCAAATTTCCGAATCGTCATTGTCGTGGATATGTGGATAACGGGTTTCGACGTTCCCTGTCTTACTTACATGTACAATGACAAGCCTCTGAAAAAGCACATGCTTATCCAGACAATAAGTCGTGTCAACCGTAAAGATACGGGCAAGGGATATGGCTTGATTGTGGACTATATCGGCATTCGCGACAACATGCGCGAAGCGATGAAACTTTATGGCGGAGATACATCCGTTGCTCCGACGGTAGATGATGTGGAACAGGCAACAGCCGTATTCAGGGGCGAATTGGAAATTCTAAAGCACCTGTTTGCCGGGTATGATATCACTCCGTTTCTGGATCCGGAATGCGAACCAGGAAGGCGGTACATGCTGCTTGCAAAAGCCGCTGAATACGTGTTTACCTCAACGCAAGAACTCAATTCGGAAAACAAGAACGGAGCAAAGGCTCCGCAAAAGGTTTCCTTCAAGAATTACTTCTTGCAGGTTGTGAAACGGATGCGCGTGGCGTTTGATATCTGCTCGCCTTCTGGAAATTTGAGCGAAGAAGAATCTGCCCTGGCGCAGTGTTTTATGGCGATTGCAGGCTTTGTGCGGAAAATGAGCGGAACAAGCGACATCGATACCGATACGATGAATCGCAATGTCGCTAAAATGGTAGAAGAAGCGCTCAAGTATAGCAAGGTCGAAAGCGTTCTTGAAAGCGGCGATGAAGAGAATCTTTTCAGCCCGGAATTCTACGAGAAACTTTCCGATGTGAAGATGCCCGCAACTAAGCTTGAACTTCTGGTGAAAATGCTCCGCAAGCAAATCAAGGAATTCGGGAAGATTAACCAAATTGCTGCAAAATCGTTCTTGGAAATGCTCGAAAGGACAATCGAGGAATATCACGAACGCCGCAAGGCGTTGACCGCTGAAGAAGCGGGAGAAACACAGGAACACGCGACGGACGAAATTATCAAGAACGCGACAGAACAAGCGCTTGAGATTTTGCGCCAGATGAACGAAAACCGCGAAAGCTTCCGCAAGATGGGCTTGACCTTCGAAGAAAAGGCTTTCTACGATATTCTGCTTGCTCTCCGCGACCAATACAACTTTGAATATGGCGAAGACAAGAACGTTGACGGCGTGGTCATTAACGAAAAATGCAAGGCCTTGGCGAAGAAGGTGAAGGAAATCATCGACACGAAATCTTCATTTGCCGACTGGCTCAACAATCAGAATGTGCGCAACGCCCTCAAAGTGGATATCAAAATCTGCCTTGTGAAAAACGGATACCCGCCGCAGTACAGTCCCGAAGAATTCAGCAAGGTTATGGAACAAGTGGAAAATTTTGAGGAGAATCAGTAA
- a CDS encoding type II toxin-antitoxin system RelE/ParE family toxin, translated as MPSVVFSPKAVEDLDGIKAYIETELGSPKAANEKLIEILDAIDNLAVFPEIGPSLRGKVNNLVKYRCLSVSGYLVFYRNERDKVFVIRILNSRMDYLRILGL; from the coding sequence ATGCCCTCCGTCGTATTTTCGCCAAAAGCCGTCGAAGATTTAGACGGTATCAAAGCTTATATCGAAACCGAGCTGGGAAGTCCCAAGGCGGCGAACGAAAAACTCATTGAAATTCTTGATGCCATTGACAACTTAGCCGTCTTCCCTGAGATTGGTCCTTCGTTAAGAGGTAAAGTAAATAACCTGGTGAAGTATCGTTGCCTTTCTGTCAGCGGGTATTTGGTCTTTTACCGGAACGAACGTGATAAAGTTTTTGTCATTCGAATTTTGAATAGCCGGATGGACTATCTGAGGATTTTGGGATTGTAA